The genomic DNA GCGCCATCCTTGGTGGTGGAGAAATAGACCACATCATCCTTAACGGTGCTATGGCCTGGGGCCGTCACTAGCTCAGCTACTTTAACGGTAGAGCCCACTCGCACCAGTGGAGACTGGCATTCCCATTCAACGGCTTCGTCATACTGGGTGCAAACCGTTTCATCTAGGCGGCCAATCGTCCCATCTTGCTTGTCGCCATAGATCCAGCTAGATGCCTCATCACTTATGTTGCGCGGGTCGTATACTCCGTTAATGGCTCGATAGCTTTCGCCGTTAGAATCCCACCGATACCAGATGTTTTCTTGCAGCTTGCCGCTAAGGGTCACGTCAAACACCAACACGTCTCGGGGTAAGTGGCATATAACCAAACCTTGATCTCTGGTGTCTCTATATTCCAATTTGATATTAGTAAGCTCAAAGTCAGAATAGCCGTCAATGATGCTATCAATCTCTTTTGTGCTGATATTGCTGTAGCTGTTGGTCATCAGATAGAAAGAGGGGCTGTATTCTTTTGAGCCGCCGAATATGACCCACTGACCATCACCAATACTCACTTTGGCATCTGTTCCGACGATGCCAATAGGCAGGGCTGCGTTAGGTATACGGGCAAATGGAAAGGCCGGTCCTGCGTTGTTGTAGAAGCGCTCAGTAGTGTATCGGTTGAAGGCCAACAGCTTATTGTCTGTGGATTTCTCAATGCCTATGATTTCATCGGGGGCAAAGTCTGAGCCTGCCCGCTCGTTACCACCAAAAGAAGTCTCATCAGCAAGCAAAGTGTTATACAGGTTCTCGCCATCAGTGAAGATGTAGTATCCATCAATCCAGCACATATCAATGAACGGATTAGAGCCAAGTGGGCGGGCTATCTGTGCGAATGTGGTGCCGTCATAGCGGTAGTATTCGCCGTTAGCCACAAAGGC from Candidatus Obscuribacterales bacterium includes the following:
- a CDS encoding packaged DNA stabilization protein: MKLPLVKGTRIDVDAEWRDTLPRNMVGFYQSIGSWSGYLRTADGLRAFATGFGADRGGIWSERFRQHYRLSGDTFVKVDEFGDVTDLSGGISVPGSNQARFANSFNSVAFVANGEYYRYDGTTFAQIARPLGSNPFIDMCWIDGYYIFTDGENLYNTLLADETSFGGNERAGSDFAPDEIIGIEKSTDNKLLAFNRYTTERFYNNAGPAFPFARIPNAALPIGIVGTDAKVSIGDGQWVIFGGSKEYSPSFYLMTNSYSNISTKEIDSIIDGYSDFELTNIKLEYRDTRDQGLVICHLPRDVLVFDVTLSGKLQENIWYRWDSNGESYRAINGVYDPRNISDEASSWIYGDKQDGTIGRLDETVCTQYDEAVEWECQSPLVRVGSTVKVAELVTAPGHSTVKDDVVYFSTTKDGALFGSPVLAPRGAQGDYQHRIIIRRLGDYPRWMGVKLRGFSKGVFSVTGVEINEVN